The genomic window GCTTTCCCATAATTCTTTGGCTGCTTCAGGATTCTCCAGGAGTCCAACCGTCGCGCCAGCAGCAGCAAGAACCAGAGCTGTTTTGCGTCGCCCTGCCAGAAATAGGCAAGCACCGGCCACCAGCGATCCCGCTGCAGCTGTCCTCTGCCAGGAAAAATTTTGTACCGTCGTCGGAGCGTTTTCCTTAATTTCGTGAGAAATCTTTGTCAGACCCATAGCTACTCCTGCAAAGAATGGGGATTGGCTTACTCAATCAAGATCGAAATCACGCAAAGGCTTGCCTGTGTCCGGTGTTTCTTTGGCTTTGCGAAGAGCCTCGGCAAATTTCTTTTCCAAAAGATCGTTTTTATGCTTCTCCGCGTCCACGGCCTGGCGAAAGAGACTCTCGCGGCGCTCATCCTGCTCCCGCATGGCTTTGGCTGCGGTTTCAAAGTCCTCGAACGTTTTCTTACGAGGAGCCGGTGTATGCGCAATGATTGCGCGGGTCTCCGGATCAATCTTCAGGATTGCCCCGCAATCCGGGCATGAGACTTCGAACGCGGATGGTTTCTTAGATGACATCAATCAGAATTTTAGGCCAGTCCAGATGGATTCGGCCAGTCGCTCAAAGATAGATGACTTTGTGACCCGGACACTCCTGTGCTGCTTGCTGCAGCAGAGTTTCCATCAAGCTGTTCCCATAGCGCGATAAAAAGTACCCCGCGCCAATGGCCCGCTCCTGTAAATGCCGCTCAGGAAACAGGGCCAGATACACCGCTTCCACTTCTCGCCGCAAGCCGGACTCTTTCTGCAACTGAAAATTCGCCGCCATCCGTCGCAGACGGTTCATCTGATAACGCATTTTCGAAGCGGCAACAGCAGCAGAACGGCCCAATCCTGGATCCAGGGAGTGCATCCAGTCCGTCAAAGACTTCAGTTCGGCATCCAAAGCATTTCCTGCCGCAGCAAGTTTCTTTTTGCCCTCAAGGGGCATGGAACGCGCCCCGATGCGTTGCGCCAGGTCCTCAGGACGTAGCACGAACAGATCGCTTAAGGTAATTTCATATTTCGCCATGATTTCGGCAATCTGTGGCTCAACGAAAGTTACGCTCAGGCGGGGCAGTACCGCCGTGGTCCGCCCCAAGACCCTTTCATAAATGACCTGTGATTGAGCAAAATATGCGATCTCGGCCGGACCTGCAATATACAGGGACGTGGGCAGAATGAAATCCTGAAATACCGGACGAAGCAAGGCATTGGGACTTAAACGTTCAGGTTCCGCTTTAAGAATCTCTAGTAAGTCTGCACTGGTGTAGGTCTTTTTTCCTGCCGACCATTCCCCATTCTTTCTCCGCAAGGGCTGCCGCTTTTTTGTTTCCTCATCCAGCAAAAACAACAGACTGCTATGCGGGGCCACCAGAACCTGGGTGTGATATCCAGCCTCTACCAGCTCTTTGTCCCGCGCCAGAAGGGCATTTCTGATCGGCTCTGCATCCGTAATGGCCTGCTGAAAAACGGGCGCTCCGAGAGCGTGAAATTGTTGGTCAGATGCATCGATGACGATCAGACCCTGAGCAGAGAAGATTTGCGCGAGTAAAGATCCAAAGGCCTGGGCAAAAGTAGCGTCCGGCTTATAACACCGCTCCAGGATCTGAAAGAATTCACTCCCCCCTAGAATCTCTGCAACCTGGTCTAGCAGGCTTTGGATACCGGGGCCCAATTTCAGGCCGCCCACCGGATTTCCGCCGTTTTCCAGTTCCAACCTGTATGTGCGCAGCTCACGACGTAAGGGAAAAGCAATATGGTCTGCCTCTGCCAGGTCATGGTCTTCAGTTGCAAGCCAAAAGATGGGAACGTGTGAAAACCCAGCATCCGTGGCATCCTGCGCCTTGCGCACGGCAGTGACAGCCTTGAGCAGTGTATATAGCGGGCCGCCCAAAAGAGTGACCTGCTGTCCGGTCACGACCGCTCCTGCACCATTCCGCAAGCGCTCGATATTGGCAAGGGTCTTCTCTCCGGCGCCGAAGGCCAGATTTTGCCTGCGCA from Pseudacidobacterium ailaaui includes these protein-coding regions:
- the bshC gene encoding bacillithiol biosynthesis cysteine-adding enzyme BshC; this encodes MHVECFPITILPHLSRLFTDYAQSHTPLPFYRQSPYSREWMVQAPQMAPEARSAIADLLRRQNLAFGAGEKTLANIERLRNGAGAVVTGQQVTLLGGPLYTLLKAVTAVRKAQDATDAGFSHVPIFWLATEDHDLAEADHIAFPLRRELRTYRLELENGGNPVGGLKLGPGIQSLLDQVAEILGGSEFFQILERCYKPDATFAQAFGSLLAQIFSAQGLIVIDASDQQFHALGAPVFQQAITDAEPIRNALLARDKELVEAGYHTQVLVAPHSSLLFLLDEETKKRQPLRRKNGEWSAGKKTYTSADLLEILKAEPERLSPNALLRPVFQDFILPTSLYIAGPAEIAYFAQSQVIYERVLGRTTAVLPRLSVTFVEPQIAEIMAKYEITLSDLFVLRPEDLAQRIGARSMPLEGKKKLAAAGNALDAELKSLTDWMHSLDPGLGRSAAVAASKMRYQMNRLRRMAANFQLQKESGLRREVEAVYLALFPERHLQERAIGAGYFLSRYGNSLMETLLQQAAQECPGHKVIYL